The genomic interval gtgacagcaggggaagcatgtctgggggcatctaacatgcccaattcactgtattatgtcgggatccctgtcagcttgcgatattcgtgagctgactttttcccataggaatgcattgaccaacattgattggcatatgtcatacagagtacagcatttggccaatcaatgctggttctaccggaggatcGTCTGTGAGGATCAGAATggagtctaagggtgcatgcacactgagtaacgccgggcgtgtatgagagccgtacacgccggcgttacagaagggctgccgaacacttcccattcacttcaatgggagcgcttgtaaacgccgctgttacgagcgctcccattgaagtgaatgggaagtgttcggcagtctgccgtaatgccggcgtgtacggctctcatacacgcccggcgttactcagtgtgcatgcaccctaagatcgTATCAGAATGGAGGCTGCTATGGactgctcttagactccgcctccactcgcagaaccagtgttgattggccgaaagctatagcatttggctaatcaacgctggtcaatgcattcctatgccgagatgtagcagtgctgcaaCTGCTACACTGGAAatttagcagagcagagtgtgcgctgaacctgctgcacactcagctctgctgcatcggactgctacatcggacactgcaaCATCGgcaagcactgctacatcggagatgaagcagagctggtcgtTGGCTGAGCTCAGCTACTCTGGAGTAgcaagctgagtgcatggcctgatgtagcagtgctggccaatttagcagtgtctgatgtagcagagctgagtgtgcagaaggtTCAGcgctcactcagctctgctaaatctccagtgtagcagtgccagcactgctacatctcagcataggaatgcattgaccagcattgatcaCTCAGTTTTTGAAGATCTGGATACATTTGGATGGACCTAATGGACTGCTAATTTGGGACAAATACCTGGTCACTACCCCTCCCTTTGCTCCTTACACTAACCTCTCTCTTTTACCctctgtcccccctcccccctccttcatTCTTATTTTCCATATTATGTCTCGACTTGATGCAAATTGTGTCTTTTAGGCTTGCTTATTTTCTAATTTACTGAATGGACTTTCAAATGTTTAACAGGTTCACCTTGGACGTCAATGGACTCATAGACTGTTTCAAATGATCCTCTGTATTTCAGAGACTTTGTTCATGAGTTACTTTGCATTCAGTGACTGTAAAAATTGTGTAATTGCTTTTTGAGACATTCTCTTTGTTCATGTATCtttttctaacaaaaaaaaaaataaaaatctgtattaacaaaaaaaaatttaggagggcatgcatggtctaataaatcCCTTTACCTCATCCTCTCCCTAAAGAGAGAAGCTATTCCTTCTGACCCATATCTAGAGCTCTCACACAGCTAGCCAGTAGTCCACTGTATACTGATGAGAGGCAAAAACCTCCAAACCGCTACCTACCTTTTAGCTAATTTACTGGGCGCTAGCAGGAAGATATCTTTTATTGGGTGCTTTGCCCAGTTATATGCATTTGATTCTTTTGGAGTAGCAGAATGTTATCTTCTATTAGTTATGGCTTTCGATCGGGATTTAGCCATTAGCAGCCCATTGCATTATTCCGGAATAATGAACAGAGCTCTTTGTATTGAACTTGCAGCAAGCCCATGGGTTATTGGGTGTGTTATAGTTGCTATACCTACCATATTTACAGCGAAATTGGAGTTTTGTGGACCCAATGAaattgaccatttcttctgtgatttGGCTCCAGTGCAGGATTTAGCGTGTTCGGATCCTTTTGTCAGCGGTCTGGCCACAACTTCTTCAGCTATATTTGCCAGCATGCTTCCATTTCTGATCATTGTAGGATTCTACCTCCACATTATTGTCACCATCTTGAAAATTAAAAGCACCATAGGCAAAAAGAAAGCCTTCTCTATCTGCTCATCTCACCTCATTGTAACTTGCTTGTTCTTTGGCTCAGTTATTTTTGTATTTGGTAAGCCCAAAGGCAGTCAACAAGACAAATTCTTTGCCCTTGTCTACACTGTCATAATTCCACTAGTAAATCCATTTATTTACACCTTAAGGAACAAGGATGTCAAAGCAGCTCTAAGGAAATCAAAGTTATTAAGAGTCCTTGGTCCGATTAAGATTAGCCACATTCAGCAATATCATTGAAAAATGTATTGATATAAAAAGAAATTTTAGCAGCAATATGAATTAACATTTTATTCTAGTGCCAGTGCCAGCCATTTGTCCCTAATAGCTGCCAATAGATATTGGAAATTGTTTTCCTAATTGTGGCCAgggtatcaggcagggacactacatacaTGAAAAGGtaacaataatagagatgagtgaacagtaaaatgttcaaggttcgatattcgtttcgagtagcccctcaatattcgactactcgaatcgaatatcgaatcctattatagtctatggggagaaaatgctcgtttcaggggtaggcaacgtttgatcaaattacacttaccaagtccacgagtgagggtcgggctggatcctccgagcagtcttctccttgcagcgtccccgcggcgtcttccggctctgaatttactctgctaggcatcaggcctgggcagagccgactgcgcatgcccgcactacaagcagacatgcgcagtcggctctgcccaggcccgatgcctggcagagtgaatgaagggccggaacagccggaagacaccgcggggaagctgcacggagaagacttctaaaggtaggagaagaaccagccttgattggccgactgtttagcattcggccaatcaatgctggttctgcatctaacttttccattcgaatattgagtggtactcgatcgagtacgagtatttcaaataccgtagtattctatcgaatacctactcaatcgaatactactcgctcatctctaaacagtaATCATGTTTCTGACAAGTCTCAAACTGTAGACAGTTCCTGCATTAATTGTTGTAAATCacataccttctgctcaatccattcctagttttggatttaaaaaaaaggcaacaaaatctgcaacaaaaaaagctgcatttctgtaatgtggggccttagtcttaaggtcGTCTTGGACAGTTAGACTACCACAAACAAATTGTTCTTTCTTAAAAGTATATTCTAGTACCAATCCAAGTTCATACTGAAATAAATATTCCCTGCATCTATAACTTCTGGGGTTGGCACACAGATTTTCAATTggataaaattagagatgagcgaacagtgttctatcgaactcatgttcgatcggatattaggctgttcggcatgatcaaatcgaacaccgcgtggtaaagtgcgccattactcgattcccctcccaccttccctggcgccttttttgctccaataacagtgcagggtaggtgggacaggaactacgacaccggtgacgttgaaaaaagtaggcaaaacccattggctgccgaaaacatgtgacctctaatttaaaagaacagcgacgcccagctttgcgtcattctgagcttgcaattcaccggggacggaggtttccgtccagctagctagggcttagattctgggtaggcagggacaggctaggataggaaggagaagacaaccacaacagctcttgtaagagctaaattccagggagaagcttgtcagtgtaacgtggcactgacgggctcaatcgccgcaacccagctttcccaggatcctgaatggaatacactgtcagtgtattcccgtatacccgatatatacccccgatacccgttccaatggtgtgcccccccaccttcaccccagaaataccctgcaagtcccctagcaatagaattggggctatatacacccactatttttgctactgccatatagtgccattgtctgactgggaattcaaagaatatattggggttacgtgcacccacaatttttactactggtatacagtgccagtttctgactgggaattcaaagaatatattggggttataaataccctcatttcttactactgccatatagtgccagtttctgactggtaattcaaagaatatattggggttataaataccctcatttcttgctactggtatatagtgccattgtctgactgggaattcaaagaatatattggggttacgtgcacccacaatttttactactggtatacagtgccagtttctgactgggaattcaaagaatatattggggttacaaataccctcatttcctgctactgccatatagtgccagtttctgactgggaattcaaagaatatattggggttacaaataccctcatttcttgctactgccatatagttccagtttctgactggtaattcaaagaatatattggggttacgtgcacccacaatttttactattggtatacagtgccattgtctgactgggaattcaaagaatatattggggttataaataccctcatttcttgctactgccatatagtgccagtttctgactgggaattcaaagaatatattggggttataaataccctcatttcttgctactggtatatagtgccattgtctgactgggaattcaaagaatatattggggttacgtgcacccacaatttttgctactggtatatagtgccaatttctaactgggaattcaaaatgcgcaaggctcccggaaagggacgtggacgaggccgtgggcgaggtcgggggaatggttctggggagcaaggtagcagtgaagccacagggcgtcccgtgcctactcctgtggggcagcaagcattgcgccactccacagtgccagggttgcttgccacattaactaaactgcaggatacaaaccttagtaggcccgagaaccaggaacaggtcttgcaatggctgtcagagaacgcttacagcacattgtccagcagccagtcagactctgcctcctctcctcctattgcccaacagtcttgtcctccttcctcccaaaattcccaagcttcacagaacaataaccccaactgtccccgctccccagagctgttctccgctcctttcattgtccctcaacctgcctctccacgtcacgattccacgaacctaacagaggagcatctgtgtccagatgctcaaacactagagtctcctccatctccgttcgatttggtggtggatgaccag from Leptodactylus fuscus isolate aLepFus1 chromosome 7, aLepFus1.hap2, whole genome shotgun sequence carries:
- the LOC142213352 gene encoding olfactory receptor 10A7-like yields the protein MACQVEVGLKEHHFHMKQLISRETLFMSYFAFSDCKNCLYAFDSFGVAECYLLLVMAFDRDLAISSPLHYSGIMNRALCIELAASPWVIGCVIVAIPTIFTAKLEFCGPNEIDHFFCDLAPVQDLACSDPFVSGLATTSSAIFASMLPFLIIVGFYLHIIVTILKIKSTIGKKKAFSICSSHLIVTCLFFGSVIFVFGKPKGSQQDKFFALVYTVIIPLVNPFIYTLRNKDVKAALRKSKLLRVLGPIKISHIQQYH